One genomic window of Campylobacter fetus subsp. fetus includes the following:
- the guaA gene encoding glutamine-hydrolyzing GMP synthase, with translation MKNADILVLDFGSQYTQLIARRLREQGVYAELMPFNVSIEAIKAKNPKGIILSGGPASVYAKDAYFCDEGVFTLGLPVLGICYGMQLLAHKNGADVAPAGHKEYGKANLNIVKKCDFFKGVPDTSVVWMSHSDKVNELPQGFEVLANSENSEFCVFANLDKKLYALQFHPEVAHSEFGDSMLKNFAKICGCESTWNMGSFAKKEVQAIREKVGNDKVLCAVSGGVDSSVVAALLAHAIPDNLIVVFVDNGLLRTNEAKQVEEMFKLKLGVNLISIDASELFLSRLKGVRDPEKKRKIIGETFIEVFDKEAKKHSNVKYLAQGTLYTDVIESSVAGSSKTIKSHHNVGGLPEWMEFELIEPLREIFKDEVRRLGLELGLSRDIVYRHPFPGPGLAIRIMGEVNTSSLELLRKADVILREELKSSGWYDKTWQAFCVLLNVNSVGVMGDNRTYENAVCLRVVDASDGMTASFSRLPYDLLENCSRRIINEVDGINRVVYDISSKPPATIEWE, from the coding sequence ATGAAAAATGCAGATATATTGGTTCTAGACTTTGGATCACAATACACTCAACTTATCGCTAGAAGGCTTAGAGAGCAAGGCGTTTATGCTGAGCTTATGCCTTTTAATGTAAGCATCGAAGCTATAAAAGCAAAAAATCCAAAAGGTATTATTTTAAGCGGCGGACCAGCTAGCGTGTATGCAAAAGATGCGTATTTTTGCGATGAAGGCGTATTTACTTTAGGACTTCCGGTTCTTGGAATTTGTTATGGAATGCAGCTTTTAGCGCATAAAAATGGAGCAGACGTAGCTCCAGCAGGTCATAAAGAGTATGGGAAAGCAAATTTAAATATAGTTAAAAAGTGCGATTTTTTTAAAGGAGTTCCAGATACAAGTGTTGTGTGGATGAGTCATTCTGATAAAGTAAATGAACTTCCGCAAGGTTTTGAAGTATTAGCAAATTCGGAAAATAGCGAGTTTTGCGTATTTGCAAATTTAGATAAAAAACTCTATGCTTTGCAATTTCATCCAGAAGTTGCTCACTCTGAGTTCGGTGATAGTATGCTTAAAAATTTTGCTAAAATTTGTGGATGCGAAAGTACTTGGAATATGGGAAGTTTTGCAAAAAAAGAGGTTCAAGCTATCCGTGAAAAAGTAGGAAACGACAAGGTTTTATGCGCAGTAAGTGGCGGTGTCGATAGCTCTGTTGTAGCCGCGCTTTTAGCTCACGCGATACCGGATAATTTAATAGTAGTTTTTGTAGATAATGGTCTTCTTAGAACAAACGAAGCAAAGCAAGTTGAAGAGATGTTTAAGCTAAAATTAGGAGTAAATTTAATAAGCATAGATGCAAGCGAGCTATTTCTAAGTAGATTAAAAGGTGTAAGAGATCCTGAGAAAAAGCGTAAAATTATAGGTGAGACTTTTATAGAGGTGTTTGATAAAGAGGCAAAAAAACACTCTAATGTAAAATACCTTGCCCAGGGTACTTTATACACGGATGTTATAGAAAGCAGTGTTGCAGGATCTAGTAAAACTATAAAAAGCCATCATAATGTAGGCGGACTTCCTGAGTGGATGGAATTTGAACTAATCGAACCTTTAAGAGAAATTTTTAAAGATGAAGTAAGACGTCTTGGACTTGAGTTAGGACTTAGTAGAGATATAGTTTATCGTCATCCTTTTCCGGGTCCAGGGCTTGCTATACGCATTATGGGAGAGGTAAATACTTCTAGTTTGGAGCTTCTTAGAAAGGCTGATGTAATACTAAGAGAAGAGTTGAAAAGCAGCGGCTGGTACGATAAAACTTGGCAAGCATTTTGTGTACTTCTAAATGTAAATTCAGTCGGAGTTATGGGAGATAATAGAACATACGAAAACGCAGTTTGCTTAAGAGTGGTGGATGCAAGCGATGGCATGACGGCAAGTTTTTCTAGGCTTCCGTATGATCTGTTGGAAAATTGCAGCCGCCGCATTATAAATGAAGTCGATGGCATAAACCGCGTAGTTTATGATATCAGCTCAAAACCGCCAGCAACTATAGAGTGGGAATAG
- the uvrC gene encoding excinuclease ABC subunit UvrC yields the protein MLIDELKTLPNEPGVYQYFDKNSKLLYVGKAKVLKNRVKSYFSFTGTLSPSSRLSPRIAKMINEAVHIEWITTSSESDALILENSFIKQLKPKYNILLRDDKTYPYIYVDLSSNFPRFEITRKVIKGKNIKYFGPFFKGAKEILEALYLEFKLVQKKSCLKDKKACLFHQINRCHAPCIGAIKKEEYAKIVSSAIKKLKNPELLVENLSNLMQNFAERENYEEAAKLRDQINTIKDISIKVQIDIAKLEDFEAIAISCAKGFVCSVRFSIRDGKVSFANHSLTPAKDTINLDLSGIYKQVILEAFPDDLPINTTKIYTYSEFEDMELVSQILSKRHSKKFHIISPKAGDKKSLLEVALKNCDIFIEKHLKTHSYEFLNEIKEYFKLTNLPIKIECFDNSHLFGTAPVGGMISWELDKFKKEHYRHIHLNSTNDYDQMNEMLTNRALRFDKLNPPDLWVLDGGDALLKLAKNIVQSSGANVDIIAISKEKIDAKAHRAKGNANDKIYTEFGKLSLSSNDKKLQFFQRLRDEAHRFAISFHQNSRKKQDLQSSELMNLGVSDGSIKKLLSYFGSFENIHKASWDDIKKVTNKTVANKILAIKKP from the coding sequence ATGCTAATAGATGAGCTAAAAACTCTTCCGAATGAACCAGGAGTCTATCAATACTTTGATAAAAACTCAAAACTGTTATACGTAGGAAAAGCAAAAGTATTAAAAAACAGAGTAAAAAGTTATTTTAGTTTTACTGGAACTTTGAGTCCAAGTTCTCGCCTAAGTCCGCGTATAGCAAAGATGATAAATGAAGCCGTTCATATAGAATGGATAACTACTTCAAGCGAATCAGACGCTTTAATACTCGAAAACTCATTTATAAAACAACTAAAACCAAAATATAATATTTTACTAAGAGACGATAAAACCTATCCGTATATATACGTAGATTTGAGCAGCAATTTTCCTCGTTTTGAGATAACCAGAAAGGTTATAAAAGGCAAAAATATAAAGTATTTCGGACCATTTTTTAAAGGAGCAAAAGAGATACTAGAAGCTTTATATCTTGAGTTTAAGTTAGTACAGAAAAAATCATGCTTAAAGGATAAAAAAGCATGTCTTTTTCATCAGATAAATAGATGTCACGCGCCTTGCATAGGGGCTATAAAAAAAGAAGAATATGCAAAAATCGTCTCTAGTGCCATAAAAAAACTAAAAAATCCTGAACTTTTGGTAGAAAATCTTTCAAATTTAATGCAAAACTTTGCCGAACGGGAGAATTATGAAGAAGCAGCAAAACTAAGAGATCAGATAAATACCATAAAAGATATAAGCATAAAAGTGCAGATAGATATCGCAAAACTTGAAGATTTTGAAGCTATAGCCATAAGCTGTGCAAAAGGTTTCGTATGCTCTGTGAGATTTTCTATAAGAGATGGAAAAGTATCATTTGCAAATCATAGTTTAACTCCGGCTAAAGATACTATAAACTTAGATCTATCAGGAATTTATAAACAAGTTATATTAGAAGCATTTCCAGATGATCTACCTATAAATACTACAAAAATTTATACATACAGTGAGTTTGAAGATATGGAGTTAGTATCGCAAATACTATCTAAAAGACATTCTAAAAAATTTCATATCATCTCTCCAAAAGCAGGAGATAAAAAATCACTCTTAGAAGTCGCGTTAAAAAACTGCGATATTTTTATAGAAAAACATTTAAAAACACATAGTTACGAGTTCTTAAATGAGATAAAAGAGTATTTTAAACTAACGAATTTACCGATTAAAATCGAATGTTTTGATAACTCACATCTATTTGGAACAGCTCCTGTTGGTGGCATGATCTCATGGGAACTGGATAAATTTAAAAAAGAGCATTACCGTCATATTCATCTAAATAGTACAAACGATTACGATCAGATGAATGAGATGCTTACAAATCGAGCTTTACGTTTTGATAAACTAAATCCTCCTGATCTTTGGGTTTTAGATGGCGGAGACGCACTTTTAAAACTTGCTAAAAATATAGTACAAAGCAGTGGCGCAAATGTTGACATAATTGCTATTTCAAAAGAAAAAATAGATGCAAAAGCTCACCGAGCCAAAGGTAACGCGAATGATAAAATTTATACAGAATTTGGAAAACTTAGCTTAAGCTCAAACGATAAAAAACTACAATTTTTCCAACGTTTGCGCGATGAAGCTCACAGATTTGCCATATCGTTTCACCAAAATAGCAGAAAAAAGCAGGATTTACAAAGCAGCGAACTTATGAATTTAGGCGTATCTGACGGAAGCATAAAAAAACTTTTAAGCTATTTTGGTAGTTTTGAAAATATTCATAAAGCAAGCTGGGACGATATAAAAAAAGTAACGAATAAAACCGTTGCAAATAAAATACTAGCCATTAAAAAGCCTTAA
- a CDS encoding ATP-binding protein codes for MKTFFSTINILRLISTIPLLIIFFLSSFYLYNSYKTYLNLNQLNYEFGISQTLTKLSKELNQEKSMSVLYMATGGIFDSENIEQQRKNSDELIKQTLKIYENIPNDKNANIIKNRLLDINRIRDKIDSLSISFDEIFFEYFEIINKAIEEELMMLKDHTLSPHLTTFLTSFTLAYANSNLISTKRDFVSQILIQNRDFKSNEVKVWLSLIRGDKFHYQYIPESQAKNIIDDIYNSIEYANLISRLENYATQIIRNSSNTAEANFASYFDTVSDELAISYEIQDILKNQIDYEIIEFKSSFFNHVIIGAFIWIVNIILFIIGCLTKTSIKKNISELKNILKQIANLTDNKNIDLSTNSGISRAYDMIAKALELITTQKQAAIDANRSKSAFLANISHEIRTPLNGIIGFTDLLKNSNLKKQEKELVGVIEQSSENLLRIINNILDISKIESRKVELDNEVFSPIKEFSSAVELYSQKAYEKDIEFICYIDPSLNKHLEGDYFKVKQVLINLIGNAIKFTPQNGQIIVDITKLDENEDGKTTIKFSVKDNGIGIDKNMLEKIFDSFIQANKDITKIYGGTGLGLSISNEYIKMMDSIIKVKSELGEGSEFSFVIKFKGADSKDQNYFMDFAGKTVTVFTTRKDSLYDEYLEKYFDFLGIETNIVYDSNELLKLNKEDIVVTKFKNYARLKTDAFVLVLANTKEMQTSLVEDRNISFINEPLSITKLKKALEKADYKKRQKSNDAYSHKYNISVLLATNNENKTKDIEHILKELCERVEVVNDAKSVIEYTQISHYDIIFLDMVLDEMNAILCAKNMIHHEKQNNLPHTHIIGIVNTISNLNQINVEKNYLDDYIQKRSSKNEILQILNNFTPQNAINLRAKIIAPINKKVEAKEEIANLKDVLLFKKSNIENKIFSTVLNGFCSSVDVVCSFEELKEYLQNSAYRLVLLDYKIPNFESNLIYSWINSSRQKYKIDTKTIIFIDPNVEIDESLDDKFDEILTSLINKTQLEARIKPYIK; via the coding sequence ATGAAGACCTTTTTTAGCACCATAAATATACTAAGGCTTATAAGCACCATTCCGCTTCTTATCATATTTTTCTTATCTAGTTTTTATCTATATAATTCATATAAAACCTATTTAAATTTGAATCAACTAAACTATGAATTTGGTATATCTCAAACATTAACAAAGCTATCAAAAGAGCTAAATCAAGAAAAAAGTATGAGCGTACTATATATGGCTACTGGAGGAATTTTTGATAGTGAAAATATAGAACAACAGAGGAAAAATTCAGATGAGCTTATAAAACAAACTCTTAAAATATATGAAAATATACCAAACGATAAAAACGCAAATATCATAAAAAATAGACTTCTTGATATAAATCGGATAAGAGATAAAATAGACTCTTTATCTATCAGCTTTGATGAGATATTTTTTGAATATTTTGAAATAATAAATAAAGCGATAGAAGAAGAACTTATGATGCTTAAAGATCATACTTTATCTCCTCATCTAACAACGTTTTTAACATCATTTACTTTAGCTTACGCAAATAGCAATTTAATAAGCACAAAAAGAGATTTTGTATCTCAAATTCTAATCCAAAATAGAGATTTTAAATCAAACGAAGTAAAAGTTTGGCTAAGTCTCATAAGAGGAGATAAATTTCATTATCAATATATTCCCGAATCTCAAGCAAAAAATATAATTGATGATATATATAACAGTATTGAATATGCAAATTTAATATCAAGACTTGAAAATTACGCAACGCAGATCATAAGAAACTCATCAAACACGGCAGAGGCGAATTTTGCTTCTTATTTTGATACAGTTAGTGATGAGTTAGCGATATCATACGAGATACAAGATATATTAAAAAATCAGATCGATTATGAGATAATAGAGTTTAAATCATCTTTTTTCAATCATGTTATCATAGGAGCTTTCATCTGGATTGTAAATATAATACTATTTATAATAGGATGTCTCACAAAAACAAGCATAAAGAAAAATATATCTGAACTCAAAAATATACTAAAACAAATAGCAAATCTAACCGATAATAAAAATATAGACCTAAGCACAAACAGCGGTATAAGCAGAGCGTACGATATGATAGCAAAAGCGCTTGAGCTTATAACAACTCAAAAACAAGCGGCAATCGATGCTAACAGATCAAAATCTGCGTTTTTAGCCAACATATCTCATGAAATAAGAACTCCTTTAAATGGGATAATAGGCTTTACGGATCTACTTAAAAACTCAAATTTAAAAAAACAAGAAAAAGAGCTTGTAGGAGTGATAGAACAAAGCAGTGAAAATTTACTTAGAATTATAAATAATATACTTGATATATCAAAGATAGAAAGCCGTAAAGTTGAGCTAGACAATGAAGTATTTTCGCCTATTAAAGAGTTTAGTAGCGCTGTGGAACTCTACTCGCAAAAAGCGTATGAAAAAGATATAGAATTTATATGTTATATCGATCCATCGCTAAACAAGCATTTAGAAGGCGATTATTTTAAAGTAAAACAAGTACTTATAAATCTTATCGGCAATGCGATTAAATTTACTCCTCAAAATGGACAAATCATAGTAGATATAACAAAATTAGATGAAAATGAAGATGGAAAAACTACAATTAAATTTAGCGTAAAAGACAACGGAATCGGAATCGATAAAAATATGCTGGAAAAAATATTTGATAGTTTCATTCAAGCAAATAAAGACATAACAAAAATTTACGGCGGCACCGGACTCGGGCTTAGCATATCAAATGAATATATAAAAATGATGGACTCGATTATCAAAGTAAAAAGCGAACTTGGAGAAGGAAGCGAGTTTAGTTTTGTTATTAAATTTAAAGGCGCAGACTCTAAGGATCAAAATTATTTTATGGATTTTGCGGGCAAAACAGTTACTGTTTTTACAACCAGAAAAGATAGTTTATATGACGAATATCTAGAAAAATACTTTGATTTTTTAGGCATTGAAACAAATATAGTATATGATAGCAATGAGCTTTTAAAATTAAACAAAGAAGATATAGTGGTTACTAAATTTAAAAACTACGCACGCCTAAAAACAGATGCATTCGTTCTGGTTTTAGCAAATACCAAAGAGATGCAAACAAGCCTAGTAGAAGATAGAAATATAAGCTTTATAAATGAGCCTCTATCTATAACTAAATTAAAAAAAGCATTAGAAAAAGCAGATTATAAAAAAAGACAAAAATCCAACGACGCATACTCTCACAAATACAATATCAGCGTTTTATTAGCAACAAATAATGAAAATAAAACCAAAGACATAGAACATATCTTAAAAGAGCTTTGCGAAAGAGTAGAAGTGGTAAATGATGCAAAAAGTGTCATTGAGTATACGCAAATAAGCCATTATGATATTATATTTTTAGATATGGTGCTAGATGAAATGAACGCTATTTTATGTGCTAAAAATATGATTCATCATGAAAAACAAAACAACTTGCCACATACTCATATTATCGGTATAGTAAATACTATTTCAAATTTAAACCAAATTAACGTAGAAAAAAACTATCTTGACGACTATATACAAAAACGCTCTTCTAAAAATGAAATATTACAAATTTTAAATAATTTTACACCGCAAAACGCGATAAATTTACGAGCTAAAATAATAGCTCCTATAAATAAAAAAGTTGAAGCCAAAGAGGAGATAGCAAATTTAAAAGACGTATTGCTGTTTAAAAAAAGCAATATAGAAAATAAAATATTCAGCACGGTTTTAAACGGATTTTGCAGTAGTGTCGATGTAGTTTGCAGCTTTGAAGAGCTAAAAGAATATCTTCAAAACTCAGCTTATAGACTAGTTTTATTGGATTACAAAATACCAAATTTTGAATCAAACCTGATATATTCATGGATAAATAGTTCAAGACAAAAATACAAAATTGATACAAAAACTATAATTTTTATCGATCCAAATGTAGAAATAGACGAGAGTTTAGATGATAAATTTGATGAAATACTCACAAGTCTTATCAATAAAACTCAGTTAGAAGCTCGTATCAAACCATATATCAAGTGA
- a CDS encoding response regulator, whose product MKKINVLVVDDDEISLKLLELMLKNNPLVAQIIKAKNGLEGINILESKFDTGLILLDLSMPVMNGIEFLINLESREYLSMIPVVVISTDETKKQEVFKLGAYDFILKPIRQKELNMVVENAMNILL is encoded by the coding sequence ATGAAAAAGATTAATGTTCTAGTAGTAGATGATGATGAAATAAGCCTAAAACTGCTTGAACTGATGCTAAAAAACAATCCTTTAGTAGCTCAAATCATAAAAGCAAAAAACGGACTTGAAGGGATAAATATCTTAGAAAGCAAATTTGATACTGGGCTAATTTTACTTGATTTATCTATGCCGGTAATGAACGGAATAGAATTTTTGATAAATTTAGAAAGTAGAGAGTATCTTTCTATGATACCAGTAGTTGTTATAAGCACGGACGAAACCAAAAAACAAGAGGTTTTTAAGCTAGGAGCTTATGATTTTATACTAAAACCGATCAGACAAAAAGAGCTTAACATGGTAGTAGAAAATGCGATGAATATCTTGCTTTAG
- a CDS encoding pyridoxamine 5'-phosphate oxidase family protein produces the protein MDENISKFLDKIHILTLGVISDGLPYLCSCFYAYDPDLNSFIVASKSSSKHIQSIKNQPNIAINIALDTKIVGKIEGVQANGVMKLLDDERLEKLYFKRFPYAKLLNPELYVIRIDYIKYTNNRLGFGKKIVWQRY, from the coding sequence ATGGATGAAAATATATCTAAGTTTTTGGATAAAATACATATCTTGACTCTTGGAGTTATAAGCGATGGATTGCCTTATCTTTGTAGCTGTTTTTATGCTTATGATCCGGATTTAAACTCGTTTATAGTAGCTAGTAAATCAAGTTCAAAACATATACAAAGTATCAAAAATCAGCCAAATATAGCCATAAATATAGCATTAGATACAAAAATAGTCGGTAAAATAGAAGGAGTTCAAGCAAACGGAGTTATGAAACTTTTAGATGATGAACGACTAGAAAAACTATATTTTAAAAGATTTCCTTATGCAAAATTGCTAAACCCGGAACTTTATGTCATAAGAATTGATTATATCAAATATACGAATAACAGACTTGGATTTGGTAAAAAAATAGTTTGGCAAAGATATTAA
- a CDS encoding dUTP diphosphatase, with protein sequence MTYIKPIEEMLLLQQKLNDETNGTNWETGITKDGKLISWKRCIYMECAELVDSFAWKHWKAINKDPNLENVTIEIVDIWHFIMSLGLENYHTNKLGDIHTLAIDISSCSGFSEFCKEAYNIKEYNIYEIINDIEVIINRCSGFDINFFDLLKDYFRLSLKCGVNLSRLFEVYMGKNVLNKFRQDHGYKAGTYNKNWNGKEDNEVMSQILESGINSMDEIYAKLKIEYSKVK encoded by the coding sequence ATGACATATATAAAGCCGATAGAAGAAATGCTTCTTTTGCAACAAAAACTAAACGATGAAACAAACGGTACAAACTGGGAAACGGGTATAACAAAAGACGGAAAACTCATAAGCTGGAAAAGATGCATCTATATGGAATGCGCGGAACTTGTAGATAGCTTTGCATGGAAACACTGGAAAGCTATAAACAAAGATCCAAATTTAGAAAACGTAACTATCGAAATAGTCGATATCTGGCATTTTATTATGAGTTTAGGACTTGAGAATTATCATACAAATAAACTCGGCGATATCCATACTTTAGCTATCGATATAAGCTCTTGCAGCGGATTTAGCGAGTTTTGCAAAGAAGCTTATAACATAAAAGAGTACAATATCTACGAGATCATAAACGATATCGAAGTTATTATAAACAGATGTAGCGGATTTGATATAAATTTTTTCGATCTTTTAAAAGACTATTTTAGACTATCGCTTAAATGTGGTGTAAATTTAAGTAGGCTTTTTGAAGTTTATATGGGGAAAAACGTACTAAATAAATTTAGACAAGATCACGGATACAAAGCCGGAACTTATAATAAAAACTGGAACGGTAAAGAAGATAACGAAGTAATGAGCCAAATTTTAGAATCAGGTATAAACTCTATGGATGAAATTTACGCAAAACTTAAGATTGAGTATAGCAAAGTTAAATGA
- a CDS encoding EI24 domain-containing protein has product MINIINLCIGDFFKKKFILLSLLPTVFSVIVFSSLMIFGGSELLIALKNLASNGEFLDKDGIVATILSFSIVKALILSSFYIFSGFFVIILSSALAGIIAGFLTPIVTKYVNKKYYNINIDSEVTTSRVIKISIITFLKFIAILLICIPFLFVPFLNLFIINLPFFYLFYKFMLIDVASNCMDKTMFEITMIKGAGLGFALSAILFYLLCLIPFIGLFFQLFFVMFFTHLLFKKNQNQ; this is encoded by the coding sequence ATGATAAATATAATAAATCTTTGCATAGGCGATTTTTTTAAGAAAAAATTTATACTATTATCGCTCTTGCCGACGGTATTTTCCGTTATCGTATTTAGTTCGCTTATGATATTTGGCGGAAGCGAACTACTTATAGCGTTAAAAAATTTAGCTAGTAACGGAGAATTTTTGGATAAAGATGGCATAGTGGCAACTATACTATCTTTTAGCATCGTAAAAGCACTTATTTTATCATCATTTTATATATTTAGCGGATTTTTCGTAATTATCTTAAGCAGTGCATTAGCAGGAATTATAGCCGGATTTTTAACACCCATAGTAACTAAATATGTAAATAAAAAATACTACAACATAAACATAGATTCTGAAGTAACAACTTCTAGAGTTATTAAAATTTCTATAATAACTTTTTTAAAGTTTATAGCTATTTTGCTAATTTGTATACCGTTTTTATTTGTTCCGTTTTTGAATTTATTTATCATAAATTTACCGTTTTTTTATCTATTTTATAAATTTATGCTCATAGATGTTGCTTCAAACTGTATGGATAAAACAATGTTTGAAATAACTATGATAAAAGGTGCTGGCTTAGGATTCGCTCTTAGCGCGATTTTATTTTACCTGCTATGCTTGATACCGTTTATAGGACTGTTTTTCCAGCTGTTTTTTGTTATGTTTTTTACGCATTTACTATTTAAAAAAAATCAAAATCAATAG
- a CDS encoding Na/Pi cotransporter family protein yields MYISKSFLVIICGVCIFLYAMVVLESSFSMFTAIENFLKKATSSRISGFGFGFITVVIMQSSGLISVLTISFLSAGLISLASGLSIIYGANLGTVVGAWLVAGLGLKVDIALYAMPLIIIGVLFIFNKSEKLKGCGYFLLSIGLLFLGIAYMKSGFDNIKETIDLSKYAMTGISGLLVYTLIGLGVTVILQSSTATITIAITALGVNQISYENAVAIAIGSNVGSTIMAIIGSINANQEGKKLMVAHVIFNVTSAIITLIFINFFIFITDETAKVIGIRNDDYTMKLAIFHTYFNLTGVFIFYPLTGLMEKFLNKYIKFEYKRSKVDRAYYLNTDSMQFSDSALEVLTKEMKHLYANASSIIAKSISISKSDITSNLSAEEVISMRQNPIQINFDELYNNRFKEIYSQIIDFAITASSKAKKEDVSKFMDIRRVTLMLAEALKDMKNSQPNIYKFMTSNNIDAKNEYDKLRIKMLKSLRIMDKIANINDGSSLKTELKELKQIYYDYEKDEINLDTLLGGKKITNKMATSLMNDTALIQNITKNMLRIIEVIFIHNNSKEDFEFIKQSIGES; encoded by the coding sequence ATGTATATAAGCAAAAGTTTTTTAGTTATAATATGCGGAGTCTGCATATTTTTATATGCCATGGTGGTTTTAGAAAGTAGCTTTTCTATGTTTACCGCTATAGAGAATTTTCTTAAAAAGGCCACTAGCAGCAGAATTTCCGGATTTGGATTTGGATTTATTACGGTTGTCATTATGCAATCAAGCGGCTTGATTAGCGTTTTAACAATATCGTTTTTAAGCGCCGGACTTATAAGCCTTGCTTCAGGACTCTCTATCATATACGGAGCAAATTTAGGTACCGTTGTAGGAGCATGGCTAGTTGCGGGACTTGGATTGAAAGTAGATATAGCATTATATGCTATGCCTCTTATCATAATAGGCGTTTTATTTATATTTAATAAATCCGAAAAATTAAAAGGCTGTGGATATTTTTTACTTAGTATAGGACTTCTGTTTTTAGGTATCGCTTACATGAAATCCGGATTTGACAACATCAAAGAAACTATAGATCTCTCAAAATACGCTATGACAGGTATAAGTGGGCTTTTGGTTTATACTTTGATCGGTCTTGGCGTAACCGTGATCTTACAAAGTTCCACAGCGACTATTACCATAGCTATAACAGCTCTTGGCGTAAATCAAATCAGCTATGAAAATGCGGTCGCTATAGCTATAGGATCAAACGTAGGAAGTACGATTATGGCGATCATCGGCTCGATAAATGCAAATCAAGAAGGCAAAAAGCTGATGGTAGCTCACGTGATATTTAACGTCACAAGCGCTATAATCACGCTGATTTTCATAAACTTTTTCATATTTATCACCGATGAAACGGCAAAAGTCATCGGCATAAGAAATGATGATTATACGATGAAACTTGCGATTTTTCATACTTATTTTAACCTTACTGGAGTTTTTATATTTTATCCATTAACTGGTTTGATGGAGAAATTTTTAAATAAATATATCAAATTTGAATACAAAAGAAGTAAAGTAGATAGAGCGTATTATCTAAATACGGATTCAATGCAGTTCAGCGATAGCGCACTTGAAGTTTTAACAAAAGAGATGAAACACCTATATGCAAACGCAAGTTCGATCATAGCAAAATCCATAAGTATAAGCAAATCCGATATAACTTCAAATTTAAGCGCAGAAGAGGTAATATCTATGCGCCAAAATCCTATACAAATAAATTTTGACGAGCTATATAACAACAGATTTAAAGAGATCTACAGTCAGATAATAGACTTCGCTATAACAGCAAGCTCAAAAGCTAAAAAAGAAGATGTAAGTAAATTTATGGATATAAGACGCGTAACGTTGATGCTAGCTGAAGCGCTAAAAGATATGAAAAACTCTCAGCCAAATATATATAAATTTATGACTTCAAACAATATAGATGCCAAAAACGAGTATGACAAATTAAGAATAAAAATGCTAAAAAGTTTAAGAATTATGGATAAAATAGCAAATATAAATGATGGAAGCAGCTTAAAAACAGAGTTAAAAGAGCTCAAACAGATATATTATGACTATGAAAAAGATGAGATAAACCTAGATACGCTTCTAGGCGGTAAAAAAATCACGAATAAAATGGCAACGTCTCTCATGAACGATACTGCCTTGATACAAAATATAACAAAAAATATGCTAAGAATAATAGAAGTTATATTTATTCACAACAATAGCAAAGAGGATTTCGAGTTTATCAAACAAAGTATAGGAGAAAGTTGA
- a CDS encoding DUF485 domain-containing protein yields the protein MKAEIANFNILVEIRSHFAWFLFAVVAILYYTLMLLIGLAPEFLGLKIGSNPVSLAIIIGIFIIVTCVSLTGLYTYVANTFLDREFAGAIDRLEKAGLINEDGTLKKDDK from the coding sequence ATGAAAGCTGAAATAGCCAACTTCAATATATTAGTAGAAATAAGAAGTCATTTCGCATGGTTTTTATTTGCAGTAGTGGCAATTTTATACTACACTTTAATGCTTCTCATAGGGCTTGCACCTGAATTCTTAGGACTCAAGATAGGTTCAAATCCTGTTAGTCTTGCCATAATAATAGGCATTTTTATAATCGTAACATGTGTTAGTTTAACAGGGCTTTATACATACGTCGCAAACACATTTTTAGATAGAGAATTTGCAGGAGCCATAGATCGTTTAGAAAAAGCCGGACTTATAAATGAAGATGGGACTTTAAAAAAGGACGATAAATGA